The Bacteroidota bacterium sequence CGAGTACGACAGCCCATCGATCAGAATCTTGGCGAGGCTCTTCTGCATGGTGATCACGTCGAAGAACCGGTTCATCAGGGCGGGGCCGTACTCGCCCTCCAGCGCCGAGCGCGTCATCATCGGGATGCGGTAGGCGATCTCGAGCCCGGTCGCGGCGAAGAGGCGGCGTTGCAGCACGTCGACCGTGTAGTACTGCAGCATCGTGAAGATGCCGTAGAGCAGCAGCCCCAGCGAGATCGCGGCGCAGAAGATGACGACCTGGTTCGTGAACGTACCCATCGCCACCGCGTCGATGATGCCCTGCGAGGCGAGCGGGATCGTGAGCGAGAAGAGCGCTACCATCACGGCGTACATCGTGACGGTGACGATGTCGCTGCGCTCGTCGCTCAGAAGGCGCAGCAGGCTCTCGAACGTCTCGCGGGCGTTGTCGAGCCGGTCGTGCGGGTCGACGTCGGTGGCGTGGTCGCTGTGGAGCGGCGGGGCGTGGGTGCCGTCGTCGAGGAAGCGCGGGGCCTGGCCCTGCAGGTGGAGCACCTGGATCTCTCCAGGGTAGGCGCGGGCAAGCTCGTCCACGTCGTGGCGCTCCTGGGCACTGGGGCCGAGGTTCTGCACGGTGATGCTCCGCGCGAACGTGTTGACCTCGAGCACGAGGCCGATGTCTCCCTCGGGGAGCAGCACGAGGTCGTCCACCAGGCCTCGGTTGAGCAGCTCGTCCGGGGCGATGTCCTGGTGGACCACCACGAGCCCCTGCGCCCGGGCGAACTCGGCCAGCAGCTCGAACAGTGCAAACGACGAGATCGGCCGCGACTGGAGGAACGTGCGCAGCCGCTCGGGAGCGATCACGCGGTCGGCACGGCGCTGGAGGATGCCGAACGCCTCGATGGCCTGTTCGCGCAGGCCGCGCTGGTCACGCGCGCGGCCGTTGGTGCTCTCGTTCGACCTGCCGGCCTCGGCGGTAGCGTTGTGCGGTGGCTGGGACATGGAGACGGGTACCGT is a genomic window containing:
- a CDS encoding ABC transporter ATP-binding protein, coding for MSQPPHNATAEAGRSNESTNGRARDQRGLREQAIEAFGILQRRADRVIAPERLRTFLQSRPISSFALFELLAEFARAQGLVVVHQDIAPDELLNRGLVDDLVLLPEGDIGLVLEVNTFARSITVQNLGPSAQERHDVDELARAYPGEIQVLHLQGQAPRFLDDGTHAPPLHSDHATDVDPHDRLDNARETFESLLRLLSDERSDIVTVTMYAVMVALFSLTIPLASQGIIDAVAMGTFTNQVVIFCAAISLGLLLYGIFTMLQYYTVDVLQRRLFAATGLEIAYRIPMMTRSALEGEYGPALMNRFFDVITMQKSLAKILIDGLSYSLVALVSLVLLGIYSPFFLVVGLLAVLFTPVLIWGLGRNALDTSFMESSTKYAMAHWLEDLSRCHQSFKLNGATSYVHARTDRLAARYVRTRGDHFRIFGRQLASAAVFRALVVGIALGIGGYLVTRGDITLGQFVAAELVIVSLTGAG